From one Magnetofaba australis IT-1 genomic stretch:
- a CDS encoding alpha-D-glucose phosphate-specific phosphoglucomutase translates to MIVQTHQITPFDDQKPGTSGLRKRVRHFQQPHYLQSFVQAMFDSLEGLAGQTLVIGGDGRYWNCEAIQTILAMAAANGVGRVLVGQGGILSTPAASALIRHHQAFGGIILSASHNPGGPDGDFGIKYNASNGGPAPEKLTNAIFARACELTEYRIMSDMQPVDLNLLGQFQLGAMSVEIIDPVSHYVELMARLFDFDAIRDMLLGGFRMQFDAMHAVTGPYAKAIIEGVLGAPEGTVINAVPLEDFGGGHPDPNLTYAKELTALQFSPDALDFGAASDGDGDRNMILGNNFFVTPSDSLAVILDNIHLAPGYAKGAVGAARSMPTSAAMDRVAQFKGLPAYETPTGWKFFGNLLDADRITLCGEESFGTGSNHVREKDGLWAVLFWLNILAARRQSVQEVLEDHWSRYGRTYYSRHDYEEVDSKSANRLMEGLRMRLPVLAGQKIAGQVIDLADEFGYTDPIDNSRTDKQGVRILFKDGSRIVFRLSGTGSQGATLRVYLERYEPDPERHGLDAQEALADLIRIADQMAEIRQGLGRETPTVIT, encoded by the coding sequence ATGATTGTGCAGACCCATCAGATCACCCCGTTTGACGACCAGAAACCCGGCACCTCCGGCTTGCGTAAGCGGGTGCGACATTTTCAACAGCCCCACTATCTGCAGAGTTTTGTCCAGGCGATGTTCGACTCTTTGGAGGGTCTTGCCGGTCAGACGCTGGTGATTGGCGGCGATGGGCGCTACTGGAACTGCGAGGCGATTCAGACCATTCTGGCCATGGCGGCGGCCAATGGCGTGGGCCGCGTGCTGGTGGGGCAGGGGGGCATTCTCTCCACCCCCGCGGCTTCGGCGCTGATCCGTCACCATCAGGCGTTTGGCGGCATCATTCTCTCCGCCAGCCACAACCCCGGCGGTCCCGATGGCGATTTCGGCATCAAATATAACGCCTCCAACGGCGGTCCGGCGCCGGAGAAGCTGACCAACGCCATTTTCGCGCGCGCTTGTGAATTGACGGAATACCGCATCATGAGCGACATGCAACCGGTGGACTTGAACCTGCTGGGACAGTTCCAACTGGGCGCCATGTCGGTGGAGATCATCGACCCGGTGAGCCACTACGTGGAGTTGATGGCGCGTCTGTTTGATTTCGACGCCATTCGCGACATGCTGTTGGGCGGATTCCGCATGCAGTTCGACGCCATGCACGCGGTTACCGGTCCCTACGCCAAGGCGATCATCGAAGGGGTGTTGGGCGCCCCCGAGGGCACGGTGATCAATGCGGTTCCGCTGGAGGATTTCGGCGGCGGCCACCCCGATCCCAACCTCACCTACGCCAAGGAGCTGACCGCGTTGCAATTCAGCCCCGATGCGCTGGACTTCGGCGCCGCTTCCGACGGCGACGGCGACCGCAACATGATTCTGGGCAACAACTTCTTCGTCACGCCCAGCGATTCGTTGGCGGTGATTCTAGACAACATTCACCTGGCCCCGGGCTACGCCAAGGGCGCGGTGGGGGCGGCGCGCTCCATGCCCACCAGCGCGGCGATGGATCGGGTGGCGCAGTTCAAGGGGTTGCCCGCTTACGAGACGCCCACCGGCTGGAAGTTCTTCGGCAATCTGCTGGACGCCGACCGCATCACGCTGTGCGGCGAAGAGAGTTTCGGCACCGGCTCCAACCATGTGCGCGAGAAGGATGGTCTGTGGGCGGTGCTGTTCTGGCTCAACATTCTGGCGGCGCGGCGGCAGTCGGTGCAGGAGGTGTTGGAAGACCACTGGAGCCGCTATGGCCGCACCTACTATTCGCGTCACGACTATGAAGAGGTGGATTCCAAGTCCGCCAACCGTCTGATGGAAGGTCTGCGCATGCGCCTGCCGGTGTTGGCGGGGCAGAAGATCGCCGGGCAGGTGATCGACCTGGCTGACGAGTTCGGCTACACCGACCCCATCGACAACAGCCGCACGGATAAACAGGGCGTGCGGATTCTGTTCAAGGATGGCTCGCGGATTGTATTTCGTCTATCGGGTACGGGCTCCCAGGGGGCGACGTTGCGGGTCTATCTGGAGCGCTACGAGCCGGACCCGGAGCGGCATGGCCTGGACGCGCAGGAGGCGTTGGCGGATTTGATTCGCATCGCCGACCAGATGGCGGAGATCCGGCAGGGGTTAGGGCGGGAGACGCCCACGGTGATTACTTAA